From the Actinomycetota bacterium genome, one window contains:
- a CDS encoding FAD-binding oxidoreductase: protein MIARGDEGYDDARAIWNGAIDRRPAAVARCVGVSDVIAAVRFAREGGLGVSVRGGAHSIAGLALVDDGLVIDLSLMRGVRTDPLNRTVRVQGGALLGDVDHDAQLHGLAVPSGVVTHTGVGGLTLGGGIGWLMRKHGLSVDNMFSADVVTADGALVRADEDEHADLFWAIRGGGGNFGVVTSFGFDAVPIGPTVLAGPIYWPMEDGPEVLRFYRDLITDSPLEYGSIVNLRRAPAVAFLPTELHGRHVVGIANCWIGDLDEGERFLEPLRRFGSPLIDLVTRKPWLAHQSMFDVTVPHGWHYYWKSTELPPLEDDLIDVIVSNSLKITSPLSYTVIFHLGGAVATVPEDATAYSHRGAAHNININGVWQPGDPGAEDHTQWTRRFLDELAPFQSGVYVNFLMEEGHDRVRAAYGPEKYERLVDVKTKYDPENFFRINQNISPSRSATKDAH, encoded by the coding sequence ATCATCGCTCGTGGGGATGAGGGCTACGACGACGCGCGTGCCATATGGAACGGGGCGATCGACCGCCGGCCGGCGGCGGTCGCACGCTGCGTCGGGGTCTCGGACGTCATCGCTGCGGTGCGCTTCGCGCGCGAGGGCGGGCTAGGGGTGTCGGTCCGTGGAGGCGCCCACAGTATCGCCGGGCTCGCGCTCGTCGACGACGGACTCGTCATCGACCTGTCCCTCATGCGCGGCGTACGAACAGACCCGCTGAACCGAACCGTCCGCGTCCAGGGCGGCGCTCTGCTGGGAGACGTCGATCACGACGCGCAACTGCATGGGCTCGCGGTGCCGTCCGGCGTGGTCACCCACACCGGCGTGGGTGGCTTGACGCTCGGGGGTGGGATCGGATGGCTCATGCGCAAGCACGGCTTGTCGGTCGACAATATGTTCTCCGCGGACGTTGTGACGGCGGACGGCGCCCTCGTGCGCGCGGATGAAGACGAGCACGCGGATCTGTTCTGGGCGATCCGAGGCGGCGGGGGGAACTTCGGCGTCGTGACCTCGTTCGGATTCGACGCCGTGCCGATCGGCCCGACGGTCCTCGCCGGACCGATCTACTGGCCGATGGAGGACGGCCCCGAGGTCCTGCGTTTCTACCGCGATCTCATCACGGACTCCCCGCTGGAGTACGGATCCATCGTCAACCTGCGCCGCGCACCCGCCGTTGCATTCCTGCCCACCGAGCTGCACGGTCGCCACGTGGTCGGGATCGCGAACTGCTGGATCGGCGACCTCGACGAGGGCGAGCGCTTCCTCGAGCCGTTGCGCAGGTTCGGCTCCCCGTTGATCGACCTCGTCACGCGTAAGCCGTGGCTTGCGCATCAATCCATGTTCGATGTCACCGTGCCGCACGGCTGGCATTACTACTGGAAATCGACCGAGTTGCCGCCGCTCGAGGACGACCTGATCGACGTGATCGTGTCCAACTCGCTCAAGATCACGTCACCGCTTTCCTACACGGTCATCTTCCACCTCGGCGGCGCGGTCGCGACCGTTCCGGAGGATGCCACCGCCTACAGCCATCGCGGTGCGGCCCACAACATCAACATCAACGGCGTCTGGCAGCCCGGCGACCCAGGAGCCGAAGACCACACACAGTGGACGCGGCGTTTCCTGGACGAGCTGGCCCCGTTCCAGTCAGGCGTCTACGTGAACTTCCTCATGGAAGAGGGACACGATCGCGTGCGAGCCGCGTACGGGCCCGAGAAGTACGAGCGGCTTGTAGACGTGAAGACGAAGTACGACCCGGAGAACTTCTTCCGGATCAACCAGAACATCTCGCCGAGCCGGTCCGCGACGAAGGACGCCCATTAG